In Harmonia axyridis chromosome 6, icHarAxyr1.1, whole genome shotgun sequence, a single window of DNA contains:
- the LOC123682499 gene encoding aldehyde dehydrogenase family 3 member A2-like: MESQSEILDVLRNSFNNGKTRSLEFRRKQLKNVWNLLEENETEFIQAMLSERKVLSEIICEIQVLKNDILHMLHNLDRLTKPKSAEKNLVTIISQIEILPEPYGVVLVIGAWNYPLVLAFTPLIGALAAGNCVLVKPSEMAPVTAQLIAKLVPQYLDKDCYKVFIGGPTESQQLLENRFDYIFYTGSNRIGSIVMQMAAKHFTPVTLEMGGKSPCYIDSSVDIEIVAARILWGKAVNAGQACIAPDYVVCTEEIEKKFIEAFKKVQKERYGLDMRQSQDYCRIINLNHFNRLLGLLEGQEIVHGGNHDIKELYMDITICSNVDRNSDLMKDEIFGPILPIVRVKDAQDALNLINSKEKPLALYVFSNKKKIVDLFIERTSSGGVCVNDTMMHFSCDTLPFGGVGHSGLGAYHGDLTFSTFSHSKPILKQPINSLCETVLTMRYAPITEGKMKLVKVLMKKRRTFISAQFLLYILLVVVGFLICYIFLEYGENIKTAISSPFK, encoded by the coding sequence ATGGAGTCACAATCTGAAATCCTCGATGTGCTCAGAAATTCGTTTAATAATGGCAAAACGAGAAGCTTGGAATTTCGCAGGAagcaactgaaaaatgtatggAATTTGTTGGAAGAAAACGAAACCGAATTCATACAAGCCATGCTATCGGAACGAAAAGTACTTTCTGAAATAATATgtgaaattcaagttttaaaaaatgatattttacaTATGCTCCACAATTTAGATCGTTTAACCAAACCCAAAAGCGCCGAGAAAAATTTGGTAACAATTATTTCTCAAATAGAAATTTTACCGGAACCTTATGGGGTAGTACTTGTCATCGGGGCTTGGAACTACCCACTTGTCTTAGCCTTTACACCCCTTATTGGAGCTTTAGCAGCTGGGAATTGTGTACTGGTGAAACCATCAGAAATGGCTCCTGTTACAGCTCAACTGATTGCTAAATTAGTACCTCAATATCTAGATAAGGACTGTTATAAGGTTTTTATTGGTGGACCCACTGAATCTCAGCAACTGCTAGAGAATAGGTTCGACTACATCTTCTATACTGGTTCAAACAGAATAGGGTCTATAGTGATGCAAATGGCAGCCAAACACTTCACCCCAGTAACCTTAGAAATGGGTGGTAAAAGCCCTTGCTACATAGATTCTTCAGTTGACATTGAAATAGTTGCTGCAAGGATACTTTGGGGCAAAGCAGTAAACGCTGGACAGGCTTGTATAGCCCCTGATTACGTCGTATGTACTGAGGaaatcgagaaaaaattcatagaagccttcaaaaaagttcaaaaagaGAGATACGGTTTAGATATGAGACAATCTCAAGATTATTGCAGAATCATAAATCTTAATCACTTCAACAGGCTTTTGGGTCTTCTGGAAGGTCAGGAAATTGTTCATGGTGGTAATCACGATATCAAGGAGCTCTACATGGACATAACAATTTGCTCAAATGTGGATCGAAACAGTGATCTGATGAAAGATGAGATTTTTGGACCCATTTTGCCAATCGTGAGAGTAAAAGATGCCCAGGATGCCTTAAATTTGATTAATTCGAAAGAAAAACCTCTAGCTCTTTAtgtgttttccaataagaagaaAATAGTTGATCTCTTCATTGAAAGAACTTCGAGTGGAGGGGTTTGTGTGAACGATACCATGATGCATTTCAGTTGTGATACCTTACCCTTTGGTGGAGTGGGCCATAGCGGTTTAGGAGCCTACCATGGCGATTTGACCTTCAGTACTTTCTCTCATTCAAAGCCAATACTCAAGCAACCAATAAATAGTCTATGTGAAACGGTGCTGACTATGCGTTATGCGCCCATAACAGAAGGAAAAATGAAATTGGTGAAGGTACTTATGAAAAAGAGGCGTACATTTATCAGCGCACAATTCCTTTTATACATCTTGTTAGTTGTAGTCGGTTTCttgatttgttatatttttttagaatatGGAGAAAATATTAAGACTGCGATAAGCTCACCATTCAAATGA